In a genomic window of uncultured Flavobacterium sp.:
- a CDS encoding class I SAM-dependent methyltransferase produces the protein MNTSILSQNIQDFITQNSGAPITKLALQKNPFPEVDWILILNQIEAKSKAKDKLPTWFLTENIIYPSKISVEQTSSEKTAAYKASLISGECLIDLTGGFGVDDYYFSKRFKNIAHCEINEDLSAIVKHNFEQLKVENCVCYADDSANVLKESNQKWDWIYIDPSRRNDAKGKVFMLKDCLPNVPESLDFYFEKTDSILIKTAPLLDISAGLSELKFVKNIHIIALENEVKELLFEIHNNYSGEITIKTANILKQKTETFEFVLGDDSVFAFYHLPQKYVYEPNSAIMKSGGFDEVSVIFDINKLHKHSHLYTSDELIDFPGRTFEIEKVIPYSKNEMKSELANQQANLTTRNFPDTVENIRKKWKIKNGGNLYCFFTTDKNDNKIVLICRKIT, from the coding sequence TTGAATACTTCTATTTTAAGCCAAAATATTCAGGATTTTATAACTCAAAATAGTGGTGCCCCAATTACAAAATTAGCGCTTCAGAAAAATCCATTTCCTGAAGTAGACTGGATTTTGATTTTAAATCAGATTGAAGCTAAATCTAAAGCAAAAGACAAATTACCAACCTGGTTTTTGACAGAAAACATCATTTATCCAAGTAAAATTTCTGTAGAACAAACCTCATCCGAAAAAACGGCAGCTTACAAAGCTTCTTTGATTTCGGGAGAATGTTTAATTGATCTTACGGGAGGTTTTGGCGTTGATGATTATTACTTTTCAAAAAGATTTAAAAACATTGCGCATTGCGAAATAAACGAAGATTTATCTGCAATTGTAAAACATAATTTTGAACAGCTTAAAGTTGAAAATTGTGTTTGTTATGCCGATGATTCTGCTAATGTTCTGAAAGAATCAAATCAAAAATGGGATTGGATTTATATCGATCCTTCCCGCAGAAATGATGCAAAAGGCAAAGTCTTTATGCTTAAGGATTGTTTGCCGAATGTTCCGGAATCTTTAGATTTTTACTTCGAAAAAACAGACTCTATTTTAATAAAAACAGCTCCTTTACTTGATATTTCTGCTGGTTTATCTGAACTCAAATTCGTAAAAAACATTCATATTATTGCGCTTGAAAATGAAGTAAAAGAATTGCTTTTTGAAATTCACAATAATTATTCGGGCGAAATCACGATTAAAACTGCCAATATTCTAAAACAGAAAACTGAAACTTTTGAGTTTGTTTTAGGTGACGATTCGGTTTTTGCTTTTTATCATTTGCCTCAAAAATACGTTTACGAACCCAATTCTGCTATTATGAAATCTGGTGGTTTTGATGAAGTAAGTGTTATTTTCGATATTAATAAATTGCACAAACATTCTCATTTATATACTTCAGATGAATTAATTGACTTTCCGGGAAGAACTTTCGAAATAGAAAAAGTGATTCCGTACAGTAAAAATGAAATGAAATCTGAACTTGCAAATCAACAGGCAAACCTTACTACGCGAAACTTTCCGGACACGGTAGAAAACATTCGGAAAAAATGGAAAATAAAAAATGGTGGAAATTTGTATTGTTTTTTTACAACAGATAAAAATGATAACAAAATAGTTTTAATTTGCAGAAAAATAACTTAA
- a CDS encoding M15 family metallopeptidase yields the protein MKQLMKAIFCAGFLFWVTFSNAQHEVYTTPAEHQVEDTTFVNLKDYSQDFIYDMKYATEDNFLKAKVYDCAECMLRYKTVKALIAANKEFMKQGCKIKLFDCYRPLSIQKKMWEIVSNPEYVADPKKGSIHNRGGAVDITLVNAQGEDLEMGTTFDFFGIEASHNYKKFPTSVRANRKYLKMVMIQNGFNSFDSEWWHYNLKTGLNDKVSNQKWDCN from the coding sequence ATGAAACAATTAATGAAAGCTATTTTTTGTGCAGGATTTCTTTTTTGGGTGACTTTCTCAAATGCGCAACATGAAGTATATACAACTCCTGCAGAACATCAGGTTGAGGATACTACTTTTGTGAATTTAAAAGATTACAGTCAGGACTTTATTTATGATATGAAGTATGCGACAGAAGATAATTTCCTGAAAGCCAAAGTTTATGATTGTGCCGAATGTATGTTGCGTTATAAAACCGTAAAAGCTTTAATTGCAGCCAATAAAGAATTTATGAAGCAAGGCTGCAAAATAAAACTTTTCGATTGTTACCGACCTTTATCTATTCAGAAAAAAATGTGGGAAATCGTTTCGAATCCGGAGTATGTGGCAGATCCAAAAAAAGGCTCCATCCATAATAGAGGAGGAGCCGTAGATATTACTTTAGTAAATGCCCAGGGAGAAGATCTCGAAATGGGAACAACTTTTGATTTCTTTGGAATTGAAGCAAGCCATAATTATAAAAAATTTCCAACATCAGTACGAGCAAACAGAAAGTATCTGAAAATGGTAATGATTCAAAATGGCTTTAATTCGTTTGATTCAGAATGGTGGCATTATAATCTAAAAACAGGTTTAAATGATAAAGTTTCCAATCAAAAATGGGATTGTAATTAA